One stretch of Caloenas nicobarica isolate bCalNic1 chromosome 2, bCalNic1.hap1, whole genome shotgun sequence DNA includes these proteins:
- the VCPIP1 gene encoding deubiquitinating protein VCPIP1 isoform X2, protein MSQPQQQQPPPPPPPSPQQQPQPPPPAASKKRDRRIFSGTCPDPKCQARLFFPAHGPQSSGSIECTDCGQRHDQRQLLAVEEVTDPDLVLHNLLRNALLGVSGAGPPRRNTELVKVMGLSNYHCKLLAPILARYGMDKQTGKAKLLTEMNQGDIFDCSLLGDRAFLIEPEHVETIGYGKDRSGSLLYLHDTLEDIKKANNSQECLIPVHVDGDGHCLVHAVSRALVGRELFWHALRENLKKHFEENLSHYKALFHDFIDAAEWEDIINECDPLFVPPEGVPMGLRNIHIFGLANVLHRPIILLDSLSGMRSSGDYSATFLPGLVPLEKCMGKDGMLNKPICIAWSSSGRNHYIPLVGIKGAALPKLPRKLLPKAWGVPQDLIKKYIKLEEDGGCIIGGDRSLQDKYLMRLVAAMEEVFMSKHGIHPSLVADVHQYFYRRTGVIGVQPEEVTAAAKKAVMDNRLHRCLICGALSEHHVPLEWLAPGGKLYNLAKSTHGQLRPDKNYSFPLNSLVCSYNPAKDVLVPDYSLSSLTACNWCHSNLVRRVREDGSVSYLDGDRTNTRSAGGKCGCGFKHYWEGKEYDNLPEAFPITLEWGGRVVRETVYWFQYESDTSLNSNVYDVAMKLVTKHFPGEFGSEILVQKVVNTILHQTAKKNPDDYTPVNIDGAHAQRADDVQQGQELESQLPTKIILTGQKTKTLHKEELNMSKAERTVQQNIADQASIMQKRKSEKLKQEHKGQPRTASPGAVREGPSSAPATPTKTPYSPTSTKEKKIRITTNDGRQSMLTLKCTTTFLELQESIAREFNIPPYLQCIRYGFPPKELLPPKEGMENEPVPLQHGDRVAIEILKGKEEGRQSASAHLAHAMKHEDVAVTSKISSKELQEQVDKEMYSLCLLATLMGEDVWSYAKGLPQLFQQGGVFYSIMKKTTGLADGKHCTFPHLPGKNFVYNAAEDRLELCVDAAGHFPIGPDVEELVKEALSQARAETTSRSREASPSHGMLKLGSGGVVKKKSEQLHNVTAFQGKGHSLGTASGSQQHDQRARETPLLKKHSTETDFSPSAKIEPSVFTAASGHSELIRIAPGVVTMRDSRQLDPTLIEAQRKKLQEMVSSIQASMDRHLRDQNAEQSASGSGCG, encoded by the exons ATGTCtcagccgcagcagcagcagccgccgccgccgccgccgccgtctcctcagcagcagccgcagccgccgccTCCGGCCGCCTCCAAGAAGCGGGACCGGCGCATCTTCTCGGGCACCTGCCCCGACCCCAAATGCCAGGCGCGGCTCTTCTTCCCGGCCCACGGGCCGCAGAGCAGCGGCAGCATCGAGTGCACGGACTGCGGGCAGCGCCACGACCAGCGGCAGCTGCTGGCGGTGGAGGAGGTGACGGACCCCGACCTGGTGCTGCACAACCTGCTGCGGAACGCGCTGCTGGGCGTCAGCGGCGCCGGGCCCCCCCGCAGGAACACCGAGCTCGTCAAAGTCATGGGCCTCTCCAACTACCACTGCAAGCTCCTGGCCCCCATCCTGGCCCGCTACGGCATGGATAAGCAAACTGGCAAAGCCAAGCTCCTCACGGAGATGAACCAGGGAGACATCTTTGACTGCTCCCTCTTGGGTGACCGTGCTTTCCTCATTGAGCCAGAGCACGTTGAAACCATTGGTTATGGAAAGGACCGCTCTGGCAGCCTCCTCTACCTGCATGACACCCTGGAAGACATCAAGAAGGCCAACAACAGTCAGGAGTGCCTCATTCCTGTCCATGTGGATGGGGATGGCCACTGCCTCGTCCATGCGGTCTCGCGGGCACTTGTTGGCAGGGAACTGTTCTGGCATGCTCTGCGAGAGAATCTAAAGAAGCATTTTGAGGAGAATCTGAGTCACTACAAGGCGCTTTTCCATGACTTTATTGATGCAGCAGAGTGGGAGGACATCATCAATGAATGTGACCCTTTGTTTGTTCCTCCAGAAGGTGTGCCAATGGGCCTTAGAAATATTCACATCTTTGGTCTGGCCAACGTGCTTCACCGGCCTATCATCCTGTTAGACTCCTTGAGCGGAATGCGAAGCTCCGGTGATTATTCAGCAACGTTCCTCCCTGGTCTGGTACCTCTAGAAAAATGCATGGGAAAAGATGGCATGTTGAACAAGCCAATCTGCATTGCATGGAGTAGCTCAGGACGTAACCATTATATTCCTCTAGTTGGAATAAAAGGTGCTGCTTTACCTAAACTGCCTAGGAAGCTGCTTCCTAAAGCCTGGGGAGTTCCTCAAGACCTCATCAAAAAGTACATCAAGTTAGAGGAGGATGGTGGTTGTATTATTGGAGGAGACAGAAGTTTGCAAGATAAATACTTGATGAGGCTTGTTGCTGCAATGGAGGAGGTTTTCATGAGTAAACATGGGATCCATCCCAGTCTTGTGGCTGATGTACATCAGTATTTCTACAGAAGGACTGGTGTAATAGGAGTCCAGCCTGAAGAAGTCACCGCAGCTGCCAAAAAAGCAGTCATGGACAACCGCCTTCACAGGTGCCTCATCTGCGGGGCCCTTTCAGAGCATCATGTTCCTCTGGAGTGGCTGGCTCCCGGGGGGAAACTCTATAACCTGGCAAAAAGTACCCACGGCCAGCTGAGGCCTGACAAAAATTACAGTTTTCCCCTGAACAGTTTGGTGTGTTCTTACAACCCCGCAAAAGATGTGCTGGTACCAGACTACAGCCTGAGTAGTTTGACTGCTTGTAACTGGTGTCACAGTAACTTAGTGCGTCGTGTCAGAGAAGACGGATCCGTTTCATATTTGGATGGGGACAGAACTAATACTAGGTCTGCCGGTGGCAAATGTGGGTGTGGATTCAAGCACTACTGGGAAGGTAAAGAATACGATAATCTCCCTGAAGCTTTTCCTATTACTCTAGAGTGGGGTGGAAGAGTGGTGAGAGAGACAGTCTACTGGTTCCAGTATGAAAGTGACACATCTCTGAACAGCAATGTGTATGACGTAGCCATGAAACTTGTTACCAAGCACTTCCCTGGTGAATTTGGTAGTGAGATTCTTGTTCAGAAAGTTGTCAACACAATATTGCATCAAACTGCCAAAAAGAACCCTGATGATTATACTCCTGTAAATATTGATGGTGCTCATGCCCAAAGAGCTGATGATGTACAGCAAGGACAAGAGTTAGAGTCGcagcttccaaccaaaattattttgactgGACAGAAGACAAAAACTTTGCACAAGGAGGAGTTGAATATGAGCAAAGCTGAAAGAACTGTTCAGCAGAACATTGCAGACCAGGCTTCCATAATGCAAAAAcggaaaagtgaaaaattgaAACAAGAGCATAAAGGGCAGCCTAGGACTGCATCTCCTGGGGCTGTTCGTGAGGGGCCATCATCCGCACCTGCtacaccaacaaaaaccccataTTCTCCGACAtctacaaaggaaaagaaaattcgAATAACCACAAATGATGGGAGGCAGTCAATGCTTACCCTGAAGTGCACTACCACCTTCTTGGAACTACAGGAAAGCATAGCAAGAGAATTTAATATTCCTCCATATTTGCAATGTATTCGCTATGGCTTTCCTCCTAAAGAGCTTCTGCCTCCCAAAGAAGGCATGGAAAATGAGCCTGTTCCTTTGCAGCATGGTGACAGGGTTGCAATAGAAATCCTGAAAGGTAAGGAAGAAGGCAGGCAGTCTGCCTCAGCGCACTTGGCCCACGCCATGAAGCATGAAGATGTTGCTGTGACCAGTAAAATCTCATCGAAGGAACTGCAAGAGCAAGTCGATAAGGAGATGTATTCTCTCTGTCTTCTAGCAACACTAATGG GAGAAGATGTTTGGTCTTATGCGAAGGGGCTTCCTCAATTGTTTCAGCAGGGTGGAGTGTTCTACAGCATAATGAAGAAAACCACag GTTTGGCTGATGGCAAGCACTGTACTTTTCCACATCTGCCTGGTAAAAACTTTGTGTACAATGCCGCAGAAGACAGACTGGAGCTGTGTGTGGATGCTGCTGGGCACTTCCCTATCGGTCCTGATGTCGAAGAGTTGGTTAAAGAGGCCTTAAGTCAAGCGCGAGCAGAAACTACTTCAAGAAGCAGGGAAGCGAGTCCTTCACACGGAATGCTGAAGCTGGGTAGTGGTGGAGTAGTGAAGAAGAAATCAGAACAACTGCATAACGTAACTGCATTTCAAGGAAAGGGCCATTCCCTAGGAACTGCATCTGGTAGTCAACAACACGATCAAAGAGCCAGGGAAACAccacttttaaaaaagcatagcACAGAAACGGACTTCAGTCCTTCTGCTAAAATTGAGCCTTCTGTATTCACAGCTGCTTCTGGTCACAGTGAGCTTATCCGAATTGCGCCAGGAGTTGTGACGATGAGAGACAGCAGGCAGCTTGACCCCACTTTGATTGAGGCGCAGAGAAAAAAGTTGCAGGAAATGGTCTCTTCTATTCAGGCTTCAATGGACAGACATTTGCGGGATCAGAATGCAGAGCAGTCAGCATCAG
- the VCPIP1 gene encoding deubiquitinating protein VCPIP1 isoform X1 yields MSQPQQQQPPPPPPPSPQQQPQPPPPAASKKRDRRIFSGTCPDPKCQARLFFPAHGPQSSGSIECTDCGQRHDQRQLLAVEEVTDPDLVLHNLLRNALLGVSGAGPPRRNTELVKVMGLSNYHCKLLAPILARYGMDKQTGKAKLLTEMNQGDIFDCSLLGDRAFLIEPEHVETIGYGKDRSGSLLYLHDTLEDIKKANNSQECLIPVHVDGDGHCLVHAVSRALVGRELFWHALRENLKKHFEENLSHYKALFHDFIDAAEWEDIINECDPLFVPPEGVPMGLRNIHIFGLANVLHRPIILLDSLSGMRSSGDYSATFLPGLVPLEKCMGKDGMLNKPICIAWSSSGRNHYIPLVGIKGAALPKLPRKLLPKAWGVPQDLIKKYIKLEEDGGCIIGGDRSLQDKYLMRLVAAMEEVFMSKHGIHPSLVADVHQYFYRRTGVIGVQPEEVTAAAKKAVMDNRLHRCLICGALSEHHVPLEWLAPGGKLYNLAKSTHGQLRPDKNYSFPLNSLVCSYNPAKDVLVPDYSLSSLTACNWCHSNLVRRVREDGSVSYLDGDRTNTRSAGGKCGCGFKHYWEGKEYDNLPEAFPITLEWGGRVVRETVYWFQYESDTSLNSNVYDVAMKLVTKHFPGEFGSEILVQKVVNTILHQTAKKNPDDYTPVNIDGAHAQRADDVQQGQELESQLPTKIILTGQKTKTLHKEELNMSKAERTVQQNIADQASIMQKRKSEKLKQEHKGQPRTASPGAVREGPSSAPATPTKTPYSPTSTKEKKIRITTNDGRQSMLTLKCTTTFLELQESIAREFNIPPYLQCIRYGFPPKELLPPKEGMENEPVPLQHGDRVAIEILKGKEEGRQSASAHLAHAMKHEDVAVTSKISSKELQEQVDKEMYSLCLLATLMGEDVWSYAKGLPQLFQQGGVFYSIMKKTTGLADGKHCTFPHLPGKNFVYNAAEDRLELCVDAAGHFPIGPDVEELVKEALSQARAETTSRSREASPSHGMLKLGSGGVVKKKSEQLHNVTAFQGKGHSLGTASGSQQHDQRARETPLLKKHSTETDFSPSAKIEPSVFTAASGHSELIRIAPGVVTMRDSRQLDPTLIEAQRKKLQEMVSSIQASMDRHLRDQNAEQSASGDLSQRKVEAVSSTAKTESFQAGLPEPFSAPGGTEPLNTESTDGNVVNSVGSTFPARSKAQKGNSVEELEEMDSQDAGITNATEPMDHS; encoded by the exons ATGTCtcagccgcagcagcagcagccgccgccgccgccgccgccgtctcctcagcagcagccgcagccgccgccTCCGGCCGCCTCCAAGAAGCGGGACCGGCGCATCTTCTCGGGCACCTGCCCCGACCCCAAATGCCAGGCGCGGCTCTTCTTCCCGGCCCACGGGCCGCAGAGCAGCGGCAGCATCGAGTGCACGGACTGCGGGCAGCGCCACGACCAGCGGCAGCTGCTGGCGGTGGAGGAGGTGACGGACCCCGACCTGGTGCTGCACAACCTGCTGCGGAACGCGCTGCTGGGCGTCAGCGGCGCCGGGCCCCCCCGCAGGAACACCGAGCTCGTCAAAGTCATGGGCCTCTCCAACTACCACTGCAAGCTCCTGGCCCCCATCCTGGCCCGCTACGGCATGGATAAGCAAACTGGCAAAGCCAAGCTCCTCACGGAGATGAACCAGGGAGACATCTTTGACTGCTCCCTCTTGGGTGACCGTGCTTTCCTCATTGAGCCAGAGCACGTTGAAACCATTGGTTATGGAAAGGACCGCTCTGGCAGCCTCCTCTACCTGCATGACACCCTGGAAGACATCAAGAAGGCCAACAACAGTCAGGAGTGCCTCATTCCTGTCCATGTGGATGGGGATGGCCACTGCCTCGTCCATGCGGTCTCGCGGGCACTTGTTGGCAGGGAACTGTTCTGGCATGCTCTGCGAGAGAATCTAAAGAAGCATTTTGAGGAGAATCTGAGTCACTACAAGGCGCTTTTCCATGACTTTATTGATGCAGCAGAGTGGGAGGACATCATCAATGAATGTGACCCTTTGTTTGTTCCTCCAGAAGGTGTGCCAATGGGCCTTAGAAATATTCACATCTTTGGTCTGGCCAACGTGCTTCACCGGCCTATCATCCTGTTAGACTCCTTGAGCGGAATGCGAAGCTCCGGTGATTATTCAGCAACGTTCCTCCCTGGTCTGGTACCTCTAGAAAAATGCATGGGAAAAGATGGCATGTTGAACAAGCCAATCTGCATTGCATGGAGTAGCTCAGGACGTAACCATTATATTCCTCTAGTTGGAATAAAAGGTGCTGCTTTACCTAAACTGCCTAGGAAGCTGCTTCCTAAAGCCTGGGGAGTTCCTCAAGACCTCATCAAAAAGTACATCAAGTTAGAGGAGGATGGTGGTTGTATTATTGGAGGAGACAGAAGTTTGCAAGATAAATACTTGATGAGGCTTGTTGCTGCAATGGAGGAGGTTTTCATGAGTAAACATGGGATCCATCCCAGTCTTGTGGCTGATGTACATCAGTATTTCTACAGAAGGACTGGTGTAATAGGAGTCCAGCCTGAAGAAGTCACCGCAGCTGCCAAAAAAGCAGTCATGGACAACCGCCTTCACAGGTGCCTCATCTGCGGGGCCCTTTCAGAGCATCATGTTCCTCTGGAGTGGCTGGCTCCCGGGGGGAAACTCTATAACCTGGCAAAAAGTACCCACGGCCAGCTGAGGCCTGACAAAAATTACAGTTTTCCCCTGAACAGTTTGGTGTGTTCTTACAACCCCGCAAAAGATGTGCTGGTACCAGACTACAGCCTGAGTAGTTTGACTGCTTGTAACTGGTGTCACAGTAACTTAGTGCGTCGTGTCAGAGAAGACGGATCCGTTTCATATTTGGATGGGGACAGAACTAATACTAGGTCTGCCGGTGGCAAATGTGGGTGTGGATTCAAGCACTACTGGGAAGGTAAAGAATACGATAATCTCCCTGAAGCTTTTCCTATTACTCTAGAGTGGGGTGGAAGAGTGGTGAGAGAGACAGTCTACTGGTTCCAGTATGAAAGTGACACATCTCTGAACAGCAATGTGTATGACGTAGCCATGAAACTTGTTACCAAGCACTTCCCTGGTGAATTTGGTAGTGAGATTCTTGTTCAGAAAGTTGTCAACACAATATTGCATCAAACTGCCAAAAAGAACCCTGATGATTATACTCCTGTAAATATTGATGGTGCTCATGCCCAAAGAGCTGATGATGTACAGCAAGGACAAGAGTTAGAGTCGcagcttccaaccaaaattattttgactgGACAGAAGACAAAAACTTTGCACAAGGAGGAGTTGAATATGAGCAAAGCTGAAAGAACTGTTCAGCAGAACATTGCAGACCAGGCTTCCATAATGCAAAAAcggaaaagtgaaaaattgaAACAAGAGCATAAAGGGCAGCCTAGGACTGCATCTCCTGGGGCTGTTCGTGAGGGGCCATCATCCGCACCTGCtacaccaacaaaaaccccataTTCTCCGACAtctacaaaggaaaagaaaattcgAATAACCACAAATGATGGGAGGCAGTCAATGCTTACCCTGAAGTGCACTACCACCTTCTTGGAACTACAGGAAAGCATAGCAAGAGAATTTAATATTCCTCCATATTTGCAATGTATTCGCTATGGCTTTCCTCCTAAAGAGCTTCTGCCTCCCAAAGAAGGCATGGAAAATGAGCCTGTTCCTTTGCAGCATGGTGACAGGGTTGCAATAGAAATCCTGAAAGGTAAGGAAGAAGGCAGGCAGTCTGCCTCAGCGCACTTGGCCCACGCCATGAAGCATGAAGATGTTGCTGTGACCAGTAAAATCTCATCGAAGGAACTGCAAGAGCAAGTCGATAAGGAGATGTATTCTCTCTGTCTTCTAGCAACACTAATGG GAGAAGATGTTTGGTCTTATGCGAAGGGGCTTCCTCAATTGTTTCAGCAGGGTGGAGTGTTCTACAGCATAATGAAGAAAACCACag GTTTGGCTGATGGCAAGCACTGTACTTTTCCACATCTGCCTGGTAAAAACTTTGTGTACAATGCCGCAGAAGACAGACTGGAGCTGTGTGTGGATGCTGCTGGGCACTTCCCTATCGGTCCTGATGTCGAAGAGTTGGTTAAAGAGGCCTTAAGTCAAGCGCGAGCAGAAACTACTTCAAGAAGCAGGGAAGCGAGTCCTTCACACGGAATGCTGAAGCTGGGTAGTGGTGGAGTAGTGAAGAAGAAATCAGAACAACTGCATAACGTAACTGCATTTCAAGGAAAGGGCCATTCCCTAGGAACTGCATCTGGTAGTCAACAACACGATCAAAGAGCCAGGGAAACAccacttttaaaaaagcatagcACAGAAACGGACTTCAGTCCTTCTGCTAAAATTGAGCCTTCTGTATTCACAGCTGCTTCTGGTCACAGTGAGCTTATCCGAATTGCGCCAGGAGTTGTGACGATGAGAGACAGCAGGCAGCTTGACCCCACTTTGATTGAGGCGCAGAGAAAAAAGTTGCAGGAAATGGTCTCTTCTATTCAGGCTTCAATGGACAGACATTTGCGGGATCAGAATGCAGAGCAGTCAGCATCAGGTGATTTATCTCAGAGAAAAGTAGAGGCAGTGAGTTCAACCGCTAAAACTGAGAGCTTTCAGGCTGGCTTACCCGAACCATTTTCTGCACCAGGTGGCACTGAACCCTTGAATACCGAATCAACTGATGGTAACGTGGTGAATTCTGTGGGATCAACATTCCCTGCAAGGTCTAAAGCACAAAAGGGAAATTCTGTTGAGGAGCTTGAGGAGATGGATAGTCAAGATGCAGGAATCACTAATGCAACTGAGCCAATGGATCACTCTTGA